The Phoenix dactylifera cultivar Barhee BC4 chromosome 9, palm_55x_up_171113_PBpolish2nd_filt_p, whole genome shotgun sequence genome window below encodes:
- the LOC103704458 gene encoding DNA-repair protein XRCC1 isoform X2, giving the protein MEAKRYLPSSMSSKDKGNKSCRKKQVAASGEVKKQSKEGGSTCSNETAQNKLNFSKLLDGVVFVLSGFVNPERSTLRSQALEMGAEYQADWTSDCTLLVCAFPNTPKFRQVKADCGTIVSKEWISDCYHQKKLIDIECYLMHAGRPWRKCSRQIENSQEKKNALPDEPLKQVETRSHARLTGFAISEEGVPNIFKDYVSPAKIKEWANDDLNKTISWLESQEDKPEPNEVKTIAAEGLITCLQDAIESLRKNQHVRNGCWMNLLGGRNNGMRKSRLYHIIFDTVKLQSLAGPFFLFFGIWDIGKAH; this is encoded by the exons ATGGAGGCAAAGAGATATCTTCCTTCTTCAATGAGTTCTAAAGATAAGGGGAACAAATCCTGCAGAAAGAAGCAGGTTGCTGCCTCTGGAGAGGTGAAAAAACAATCCAAGGAAGGTGGCAGTACCTGCTCAAATGAAACTGCTCAAAACAAGTTGAACTTCTCAAAGCTTCTG GATGGGGTGGTTTTTGTTTTGTCAGGGTTCGTTAACCCTGAGCGGAGCACATTGCGTTCGCAGGCATTAGAGATGGGAGCAGAATATCAAGCTGATTGGACTTCAGATTGTACCCTTCTTGTTTGTGCATTTCCTAATACTCCTAAATTTAGACAAGTCAAAGCTGATTGTGGCACTATAGTCTCAAAG GAGTGGATATCAGATTGTTACCACCAGAAAAAGCTTATTGACATTGAGTGTTATCTTATGCATGCTGGAAGACCATGGAGAAAATGCAGCAGGCAAATTGAGAATAGCCAAG AGAAGAAAAATGCCCTGCCTGATGAACCTCTAAAGCAAGTTGAAACAAGATCACATGCAAGGCTGACTGGATTTGCTATATCTGAG GAAGGAGttcctaatatttttaaagattATGTTTCTCCCGCCAAAATAAAAGAGTGGGCTAATGATGATTTGAATAAAACAATTTCATGGCTGGAGAgtcaagaagacaag CCAGAGCCAAATGAAGTAAAGACTATAGCTGCAGAAGGTCTTATCACTTGCTTGCAAGATGCCATAGAATCTCTAAGGAAAAATCAG CATGTAAGAAATGGATGCTGGATGAATTTGCTGGGTGGCAGAAACAATGGCATGCGCAAAAGCAGGTTGTATCACATTATATTTGATACTGTAAAATTGCAATCCTTAGCTGGtccattttttttgttcttcggTATATGGGACATTGGTAAAGCCCACTAA
- the LOC103704458 gene encoding DNA-repair protein XRCC1 isoform X1 — protein MEAKRYLPSSMSSKDKGNKSCRKKQVAASGEVKKQSKEGGSTCSNETAQNKLNFSKLLDGVVFVLSGFVNPERSTLRSQALEMGAEYQADWTSDCTLLVCAFPNTPKFRQVKADCGTIVSKEWISDCYHQKKLIDIECYLMHAGRPWRKCSRQIENSQEKKNALPDEPLKQVETRSHARLTGFAISEEGVPNIFKDYVSPAKIKEWANDDLNKTISWLESQEDKPEPNEVKTIAAEGLITCLQDAIESLRKNQDVQHVVEQWKFVPHAVKELAEFEGRRKRGLLSTEELSELAITCKKIYEDEFDHLDDSLVKIKKRKTDADEEDSKDMQIKCYDAGSDSDQTIEMTEEEIDLACKNL, from the exons ATGGAGGCAAAGAGATATCTTCCTTCTTCAATGAGTTCTAAAGATAAGGGGAACAAATCCTGCAGAAAGAAGCAGGTTGCTGCCTCTGGAGAGGTGAAAAAACAATCCAAGGAAGGTGGCAGTACCTGCTCAAATGAAACTGCTCAAAACAAGTTGAACTTCTCAAAGCTTCTG GATGGGGTGGTTTTTGTTTTGTCAGGGTTCGTTAACCCTGAGCGGAGCACATTGCGTTCGCAGGCATTAGAGATGGGAGCAGAATATCAAGCTGATTGGACTTCAGATTGTACCCTTCTTGTTTGTGCATTTCCTAATACTCCTAAATTTAGACAAGTCAAAGCTGATTGTGGCACTATAGTCTCAAAG GAGTGGATATCAGATTGTTACCACCAGAAAAAGCTTATTGACATTGAGTGTTATCTTATGCATGCTGGAAGACCATGGAGAAAATGCAGCAGGCAAATTGAGAATAGCCAAG AGAAGAAAAATGCCCTGCCTGATGAACCTCTAAAGCAAGTTGAAACAAGATCACATGCAAGGCTGACTGGATTTGCTATATCTGAG GAAGGAGttcctaatatttttaaagattATGTTTCTCCCGCCAAAATAAAAGAGTGGGCTAATGATGATTTGAATAAAACAATTTCATGGCTGGAGAgtcaagaagacaag CCAGAGCCAAATGAAGTAAAGACTATAGCTGCAGAAGGTCTTATCACTTGCTTGCAAGATGCCATAGAATCTCTAAGGAAAAATCAG GATGTTCAGCATGTGGTTGAGCAGTGGAAATTTGTCCCTCATGCTGTCAAAGAGCTGGCCGAATTTGAGGGGAGGAGGAAAAGGGGATTGCTTTCAACGGAAGAGCTCTCTGAATTGGCCATCACATGTAAGAAAATCTATGAAGATGAGTTTGACCATTTAGATGATTCCCTTGTAAAAATTAAGAAGCGCAAAACTGATGCTGATGAGGAAGACAGCAAGGATATGCAAATCAAGTGCTATGATGCAGGGTCTGACAGTGATCAAACTATTGAAATgacagaagaagaaatagatctTGCCTGCAAAAATCTTTGA
- the LOC103704437 gene encoding LOW QUALITY PROTEIN: E3 ubiquitin-protein ligase At1g63170 (The sequence of the model RefSeq protein was modified relative to this genomic sequence to represent the inferred CDS: substituted 1 base at 1 genomic stop codon): MSMAIPPLEPYGEGQTDRHPLLMDQPAKVNEDELIIDISRGGAASTSHSHGYDQNDSGELHYEDRPSTSTPALVFQPSSVSPTSSDSRDAPLTRRSDNYGRHHGSLLNSGLWISIELVVNVRQIIAAIIVIFLSRREHPKTPLFACIIGCTAGCIATLPYLCWCYIHSNSQVSEQDXYHSLRSSSHNNSPESTSYTSISPTQASEGKNDHSNGPISHLGQSIITTSLRINALVDHFKMALDCFFALWFVVGNVWIFGGRSSSQDAPNLYRLCKVFLMFSCIGYALPFILCAMICCCLPCIISIMGFREEISHNRGATSESITALPTYKFKSTQPQNGEESEIKSDSQGDGGILAAGTDKEHMISAEDAVCCICLANYVNNDELRELPCAHYFHMECVDKWLKTNALCPLCKSEVRSTAGSSGTNSGRCHSDRRVGNGALLQQEIW; encoded by the exons ATGTCAATGGCTATTCCTCCTCTGGAACCATATGGTGAAGGTCAAACCGACAGACATCCTTTGCTGATGGATCAACCAGCTAAAGTTAATGAAGATGAGCTCATAATTGATATATCAAGGGGTGGTGCTGCTTCTACATCACACTCTCATGGATATGACCAAAACGACTCAGGTGAATTGCATTATGAAGATAGGCCTTCAACAAGCACACCAGCTCTGGTCTTCCAACCATCTTCAGTTTCACCTACTTCATCTGATTCTAGGGATGCGCCATTGACCAGAAGAAGTGATAATTATGGTCGCCATCATGGAAGCCTTCTGAATTCTGGTTTGTGGATTTCGATTGAGCTTGTTGTTAATGTGAGACAAATTATAGCAGCTATTATAGTTATCTTTTTGTCAAGACGTGAACATCCAAAAACTCCATTATTTGCATGTATCATAGGTTGTACAGCAGGCTGTATTGCCACTCTTCCTTATCTTTGTTGGTGCTACATTCATTCCAACAGTCAGGTCTCTGAGCAAGATTGATATCACTCACTTCGAAGTTCTTCTCATAATAACTCTCCTGAGTCTACTTCTTACACATCCATTTCTCCTACACAAGCCTCAGAAGGCAAAAACGATCATAGCAATGGTCCTATCTCTCACCTAGGGCAAAGCATCATAACTACGAGTCTGCG GATTAATGCTCTAGTTGACCATTTCAAGATGGCCTTAGACTGCTTCTTTGCTCTGTGGTTTGTTGTTGGAAATGTGTGGATATTTGGTGGGCgctcatcttctcaagatgctcCTAACTTGTACAG GTTATGTAAAGTTTTCCTTATGTTCAGCTGTATTGGGTATGCTCTGCCTTTCATTCTGTGTGCAATGATATGCTGTTGCTTGCCTTGCATTATATCTATCATGGGCTTTAGAGAGGAAATAAGCCACAACCGAGGTGCTACCTCAGAATCAATTACTGCGCTACCAACCTACAAGTTCAAATCAACGCAACCTCAAAATGGAGAAGAGAGTGAAATTAAATCAGACAGCCAAGGCGATGGTGGGATCTTGGCTGCTGGTACTGACAAGGAACACATGATTTCTGCTGAGGATGCT GTTTGTTGTATCTGCCTGGCAAATTATGTAAATAATGATGAGCTCCGTGAGCTTCCATGTGCCCACTATTTCCACATGGAATGTGTGGATAAATGGCTCAAGACAAATGCATTGTGCCCCCTATGCAAGTCTGAAGTAAGGAGCACCGCAGGCTCTTCAGGCACGAACTCCGGGCGTTGTCACAGTGACAGGAGGGTGGGGAATGGTGCTTTGCTACAGCAAGAAATATGGTAG
- the LOC103704444 gene encoding ribonuclease 3-like isoform X2, producing MASSRIAAVLLLLGVLSAAPLATAKTFDFFYLVFMLSGLREELNSYWTNIKCPSTDGKSTWKSTWKSYGVCSGMNETDYFQFALKLRAKVDLLSLLKKQGIYPDYNLYNATDIQSAIVEGIGVTPEIRCSKGPFNKFQLYEVYICVDKDGAFMECPGSQGFTCSSSILFHPFRYWMMNQTSTIDSNHIKMPISME from the exons ATGGCTTCTTCTCGCATTGCAGCagttctcctcctcctcggagTGCTTTCTGCCGCGCCATTGGCAACCGCTAAAACCTTTGATTTCTTCTACCTCGTCTTCATG CTCTCGGGCTTGCGTGAAGAGCTAAATTCATATTGGACCAATATCAAATGCCCAAGCACCGATGGTAAATCTACGTGGAAGAGCACATGGAAGTCGTATGGTGTATGCTCGGGCATGAACGAGACCGATTACTTCCAATTCGCATTGAAACTTCGAGCCAAAGTTGACTTGCTCTCACTCTTGAAAAAGCAAG gTATTTATCCAGATTATAACTTGTATAATGCTACTGATATCCAAAGCGCTATTGTCGAGGGGATTGGAGTGACACCTGAAATCCGATGCAGCAAGGGGCCATTCAACAAATTCCAACTCTATGAGGTTTACATTTGTGTCGACAAGGATGGGGCATTCATGGAGTGCCCTGGCTCTCAAGGGTTCACATGTTCCTCCTCCATTCTTTTCCATCCCTTTCGCTATTGGATGATGAATCAGACTTCTACTATTGATTCCAACCATATTAAGATGCCCATCTCCATGGAGTGA
- the LOC103704444 gene encoding extracellular ribonuclease LE-like isoform X1, producing the protein MASSRIAAVLLLLGVLSAAPLATAKTFDFFYLVFMWPGAYCAQSGCCVPTTGLPADDFFLRGLWTYNATTMESVTKCKKNSPFYINQLSGLREELNSYWTNIKCPSTDGKSTWKSTWKSYGVCSGMNETDYFQFALKLRAKVDLLSLLKKQGIYPDYNLYNATDIQSAIVEGIGVTPEIRCSKGPFNKFQLYEVYICVDKDGAFMECPGSQGFTCSSSILFHPFRYWMMNQTSTIDSNHIKMPISME; encoded by the exons ATGGCTTCTTCTCGCATTGCAGCagttctcctcctcctcggagTGCTTTCTGCCGCGCCATTGGCAACCGCTAAAACCTTTGATTTCTTCTACCTCGTCTTCATG TGGCCGGGAGCATACTGTGCGCAGTCTGGGTGTTGTGTTCCGACCACCGGACTGCCTGCCGACGATTTCTTCCTCAGGGGACTGTGGACTTATAATGCCACGACTATGGAGTCGGTCACCAAGTGCAAAAAAAATTCACCCTTTTACATCAACCAA CTCTCGGGCTTGCGTGAAGAGCTAAATTCATATTGGACCAATATCAAATGCCCAAGCACCGATGGTAAATCTACGTGGAAGAGCACATGGAAGTCGTATGGTGTATGCTCGGGCATGAACGAGACCGATTACTTCCAATTCGCATTGAAACTTCGAGCCAAAGTTGACTTGCTCTCACTCTTGAAAAAGCAAG gTATTTATCCAGATTATAACTTGTATAATGCTACTGATATCCAAAGCGCTATTGTCGAGGGGATTGGAGTGACACCTGAAATCCGATGCAGCAAGGGGCCATTCAACAAATTCCAACTCTATGAGGTTTACATTTGTGTCGACAAGGATGGGGCATTCATGGAGTGCCCTGGCTCTCAAGGGTTCACATGTTCCTCCTCCATTCTTTTCCATCCCTTTCGCTATTGGATGATGAATCAGACTTCTACTATTGATTCCAACCATATTAAGATGCCCATCTCCATGGAGTGA